The Vibrio sp. B1FLJ16 DNA segment CAAAAACAACAAAATGAGCAAGGAGTTTTATCAGCTACTTGAATCAGAAGCCGGGTTAGCGTCGTTGTTGGATAAATATGTCGATATGATTTCCGAGCGGATTGATCGGACTCGTCGCATGGATCAGCTGATGGAGCAAATTGACTGGCTTCATCAGGATATCCGCTCTGAACTGAAACCTGTCCGGCAGGAAGTGCACTGGCAGATAGAGCGGGTCAGCGATTCAAAGGAAGTACAGAGTCTGCTCGTTCAACTCAGCACTTTGCAACGCGTGATTGATATTGAGTCTGCGCTTTATGATATGGCGCTTGACGTCGCGGGTGCTTCAATGCCGGAACAAGTCGACAATGGTATTAAAGTGATTCACTTTGGTTTGATTGATCTGCAAGAAAGCAGCAAAACCCTGATGAGTCAGCCCACATCAATTGCCTATAAACAACTCTTACAAGAGCTGGTTTTATTGCTCAGTACAGACGGAGAATTTGATAACCAGCTGATGTCACTGGTGACGCTAAATGTGGAAATTCGTCAGATGCAGGAGAAAATCTCTCTCAGCATGGATGCCATTCACCAGCAAATCGGAGAACTGGTTTCAACAGCAGATCAAACGTTTAAGCTGGTGAAGAGTGAAACGGCCGAGCGAGTGTCATATGGGAACCATGTTCTGATTGTCTGCTTCAGCATATCCATCCTCACCAGTATGTTTTTGACTTATTACTTTATCAACCGTCGAATTGTGGCTCGTCTTATCGGGTTAGGCGATAGCATTGATGCCATTATCAAAAATGATCATACCCATCCAGTTGTTGTCGATGGCAATGATGAAATCGGTCGACTGAGTGAAAAGCTTATCGAGTATGGAGAGAAGGTTCAGGAAATTCAGCAAACCAACGCCCTTAGCCTTATCAATAATACAACCGCAAGTCTGATCACCAGTGACTTAAATGGTGTTGTGGAGTCCGCAAACCTGAGTGCCCGTAAGTTATTAAAACTGGGGGACGTAACCGAAATTCACCCAATCTGGGAGTATTTTCCAGAGCGTTGCCGTCAGCAACTTAAAAAGGTATTCCATGGTTCACATCTATGGGTGAAACTGGGGAAAATTAATGTGACATTGTCACTGGGAGATGACGAACCCAAGTATGTACGTTTTGATATTCGCCCGTTCAAGCATGGCTCTGAAGACAAGTTGATCATGACCATCACGGATGTCACACATCAAGAGGTAACCACCCGCACTCTAGAGAGTTTGGTGGAAGAAAAGACCCAAGATTTACTGATTAAAAACCACCAGTTAGAGAGCGAAATCGAAGAACGTATACGTACCGAAGAGAATCTGAAGAAAACGCAAGATGAGCTGATACAGGCTGCCAAAATGGCCGTGGTAGGGCAAACCATGACAAGTTTAGCGCATGAGCTTAATCAGCCACTTAATGCGATGTCGACGTATCTATATAGTGCCCGAATGTTTCTAGAGCAACACTCTCCCGAGAAAGTGGATGAGTCGATCACTCATATCGAAGGTTTAGCAACGCGTATGAGTAAAATCATCAACAGCTTGCGTCAGTTTGCACGTAAGCCAGATGGTGAAAGGAAAGCGACATCAGTATCGCTTAATGAAGTGGTTGAACAAGCGACCACGATTGTGAATACACGAGCTAAACGTCAGCAAATTTCGATTGAAAATCGCTTGCCGAATGAGTTGATGGTACAGGGCGATATATTGGCGTTAGAGCAGGTCTTTATCAATGTATTGGTAAATAGTTGTGACGCGTTAATGGAAAGCGCTAGAAATGAACAGAAGCGTATTCAAAT contains these protein-coding regions:
- a CDS encoding ATP-binding protein; this encodes MIPPKYQTIGARLIAAFTCSTLLLTAVCLVAWATWNSLDNQVQTLLEDSVPKYNASYFLESKTSEINRRVEALQSADNKVQLTEQALQINEQLTSISTALKNNKMSKEFYQLLESEAGLASLLDKYVDMISERIDRTRRMDQLMEQIDWLHQDIRSELKPVRQEVHWQIERVSDSKEVQSLLVQLSTLQRVIDIESALYDMALDVAGASMPEQVDNGIKVIHFGLIDLQESSKTLMSQPTSIAYKQLLQELVLLLSTDGEFDNQLMSLVTLNVEIRQMQEKISLSMDAIHQQIGELVSTADQTFKLVKSETAERVSYGNHVLIVCFSISILTSMFLTYYFINRRIVARLIGLGDSIDAIIKNDHTHPVVVDGNDEIGRLSEKLIEYGEKVQEIQQTNALSLINNTTASLITSDLNGVVESANLSARKLLKLGDVTEIHPIWEYFPERCRQQLKKVFHGSHLWVKLGKINVTLSLGDDEPKYVRFDIRPFKHGSEDKLIMTITDVTHQEVTTRTLESLVEEKTQDLLIKNHQLESEIEERIRTEENLKKTQDELIQAAKMAVVGQTMTSLAHELNQPLNAMSTYLYSARMFLEQHSPEKVDESITHIEGLATRMSKIINSLRQFARKPDGERKATSVSLNEVVEQATTIVNTRAKRQQISIENRLPNELMVQGDILALEQVFINVLVNSCDALMESARNEQKRIQIELVAAADSASLISISDNAFGFGEEIVQRIFQPFVSTKEVGLGLGMNICKSLIERNNGSIYLASSLEKGAMVVLELPNEQ